From a region of the Acidimicrobiia bacterium genome:
- a CDS encoding L,D-transpeptidase: MRLKYRKFLSFFFLSLLIFGFSSCSKPERPILVTGENLIEEIVATSSLPLITTPSEIQQQSESPVEDTEINSQISLTIPTVSGYAIVKEKIPVLDFYFSPDPDAIYSEGLTNPGPFEGFRTLQTTGEVKGKYLEVILPRLPNGSKAWILSKDVDIFYSDKKIVIDLSERTAKVITSKECSVFGLSEVPLMACKNLNNKVLAEAPVAIGKDSSPTPLIDAVIDYLWERSTSSVYFSQGYGDRIFGLNQHSEVLDNFGGKRPAIAIHSTSSPELIGGKVSNGCVRMKPEDIEIFLEHVTLGMKVQIVD, encoded by the coding sequence ATGAGGCTCAAATACCGTAAATTTCTTTCATTCTTTTTTCTTTCCTTACTTATTTTTGGGTTCTCTTCTTGCAGCAAGCCCGAAAGACCGATATTAGTTACTGGTGAGAATTTAATTGAAGAGATAGTCGCTACCAGTTCCTTGCCTTTAATAACTACTCCTTCTGAAATTCAGCAACAAAGTGAATCACCAGTCGAAGATACAGAAATAAATAGTCAAATTTCGTTAACTATCCCGACGGTTTCTGGATACGCAATAGTCAAAGAAAAGATTCCGGTTCTAGATTTTTATTTTTCCCCTGATCCTGACGCTATATATTCAGAAGGATTAACTAACCCCGGGCCGTTTGAAGGGTTTCGTACGCTGCAAACAACTGGCGAGGTAAAGGGCAAATATTTAGAAGTAATACTTCCTCGTTTACCAAATGGGTCAAAGGCATGGATTTTATCTAAAGACGTAGACATTTTTTATAGTGATAAGAAAATAGTCATTGATTTATCCGAGCGGACAGCAAAAGTAATTACGTCAAAAGAGTGTTCTGTTTTTGGTTTATCTGAAGTGCCTTTAATGGCATGTAAGAATTTAAACAATAAGGTTCTGGCTGAAGCTCCGGTAGCGATCGGGAAAGACTCCTCTCCAACTCCTCTAATTGATGCGGTCATTGATTATCTTTGGGAACGGTCAACCTCTTCTGTTTACTTCAGTCAAGGTTATGGTGACCGTATCTTTGGGCTAAATCAACACTCAGAAGTTTTAGACAATTTTGGAGGCAAGAGGCCAGCAATTGCTATACATAGCACTTCGTCTCCCGAATTAATAGGAGGAAAAGTTTCAAATGGCTGCGTCCGCATGAAACCAGAAGATATTGAAATTTTTTTAGAGCATGTCACTTTAGGAATGAAGGTACAAATAGTTGATTAG